A genomic segment from Pyrodictium occultum encodes:
- a CDS encoding 30S ribosomal protein S12 produces the protein MTGKKSPNGLFAARKLRRKRLKFRWSEREFKIRMLGLKRKYDPLEGAPMARGIVLEKVGVEARQPNSAVRKCVRVQLVKNGRVVTAFVPGDGGLLVVDEHDEVLIEGIGGPRGRSMGDIPGVRYKVVTVNGVSLKAILEGRKQKPQR, from the coding sequence ATGACCGGCAAGAAGTCCCCCAACGGGCTGTTCGCGGCGCGGAAGCTCAGGCGCAAGAGGCTCAAGTTCCGCTGGAGCGAGCGCGAGTTCAAGATACGCATGCTGGGCCTTAAGAGGAAGTACGACCCCCTCGAGGGCGCCCCTATGGCCCGTGGGATAGTGCTTGAGAAGGTCGGTGTCGAGGCGCGCCAACCGAACTCCGCCGTGCGTAAGTGCGTCCGCGTGCAGCTCGTCAAGAACGGCCGCGTCGTCACAGCCTTCGTGCCCGGTGACGGCGGGCTACTAGTAGTGGACGAGCACGACGAGGTGCTGATAGAGGGTATCGGCGGCCCCCGCGGCCGCTCCATGGGCGATATCCCGGGTGTACGCTACAAGGTTGTCACCGTCAACGGGGTCTCGCTGAAGGCTATACTCGAGGGCCGCAAGCAGAAGCCGCAGCGCTGA
- the tuf gene encoding translation elongation factor EF-1 subunit alpha: protein MSQQKPHINLVVIGHVDHGKSTLVGHLLFRLGFVDEKTLRTLEEEAKKKGKESFKFAWLMDRLKEERERGVTIDLSFVKFETKKYYFTIIDAPGHRDFIKNMITGASQADAAILVVSARKGEFEAGMSAEGQTREHLILAKTMGIDQIIVAVNKMDAPDVNYSKERYEQIVAVLKKFMKGLGYKVDQIPFIPVSAWTGENLIERSPNMPWYNGPTLVEALDNYIQPPKKPIDKPLRIPIQNVYTIPGVGTVPVGRVETGVLKVGDKVVFMPPGVVGEVRSIEMHHQPIQQAEPGDNIGFNVRGVSKKDIRRGDVAGHPDNPPTVAEEFTARIFVIWHPSAITVGYSPVIHAHTASVAARIVEIQAKLDPRTGQVVEKNPQFLKMGDAAIVKFKPIKPMVIEKYSEFPQLGRFAMRDMGKTVGIGVVIDVKPAKVEIKKK from the coding sequence ATGAGCCAGCAGAAGCCCCACATAAACCTGGTAGTAATCGGCCACGTAGACCACGGTAAGAGCACCCTGGTAGGCCACCTGCTATTCCGTCTAGGCTTCGTCGACGAGAAGACCCTCAGGACCCTGGAGGAGGAGGCTAAGAAGAAGGGTAAGGAGTCGTTCAAGTTTGCCTGGCTTATGGACAGGCTCAAGGAGGAGCGTGAGCGCGGTGTAACTATAGACCTCAGCTTCGTGAAGTTCGAGACAAAGAAGTACTACTTCACCATCATTGATGCTCCTGGCCACAGAGACTTCATCAAGAACATGATCACTGGTGCTAGCCAGGCCGACGCCGCCATCCTAGTCGTGTCTGCCAGGAAGGGTGAGTTCGAGGCCGGTATGAGCGCTGAGGGTCAGACCCGCGAGCACCTAATACTCGCCAAGACTATGGGTATTGACCAGATAATAGTGGCCGTTAACAAGATGGATGCCCCCGATGTAAACTACAGCAAGGAGAGGTACGAGCAGATAGTAGCAGTCCTCAAGAAGTTCATGAAGGGCCTCGGCTACAAGGTGGACCAGATACCCTTCATACCGGTATCAGCCTGGACCGGCGAGAACCTGATAGAGCGCAGTCCCAACATGCCCTGGTACAACGGCCCCACCCTGGTGGAGGCCCTCGACAACTACATACAGCCCCCCAAGAAGCCCATTGACAAGCCCCTGAGGATACCCATACAGAACGTCTACACCATACCTGGCGTCGGCACAGTGCCTGTCGGCCGCGTCGAGACCGGCGTACTGAAGGTCGGCGACAAGGTAGTCTTCATGCCGCCTGGTGTAGTCGGCGAGGTCCGCAGCATAGAGATGCACCACCAGCCCATACAGCAGGCTGAGCCCGGCGACAACATAGGCTTCAACGTCCGTGGCGTCTCCAAGAAGGATATAAGGCGCGGCGACGTTGCGGGCCACCCCGACAACCCGCCCACCGTCGCCGAGGAGTTCACCGCCAGGATATTCGTGATATGGCATCCCAGCGCCATCACCGTCGGCTACAGCCCGGTGATACATGCTCACACCGCCAGCGTGGCTGCTAGGATAGTGGAGATACAGGCTAAGCTCGACCCGAGGACCGGCCAGGTGGTTGAGAAGAACCCGCAGTTCCTAAAGATGGGCGATGCCGCCATAGTGAAGTTCAAGCCTATCAAGCCTATGGTGATTGAGAAGTACAGCGAATTCCCGCAGCTCGGCCGCTTCGCTATGAGGGATATGGGTAAGACTGTCGGCATAGGCGTAGTGATCGACGTCAAGCCGGCCAAGGTGGAGATAAAGAAGAAGTAA
- a CDS encoding 30S ribosomal protein S7 yields the protein MDPARIKLFGKWGFEGIEIRDPGLKRYISLKPVWLPHTGGRHEYRRFGKSEVPIVERLINKLMRPGRNMGKKHLAYNIVKQAFEIIYLRTGENPIQVLVRAIENSAPREDVTRIMYGGITYFVAVDVAPQHRVDVALKHLTEGARSCAFNNPKPIEECLADEIIAAANNDPKSYAIRRKEEIERIALSSR from the coding sequence ATGGATCCTGCCAGGATCAAGCTGTTCGGGAAGTGGGGCTTCGAGGGCATAGAGATTAGGGACCCAGGGCTCAAACGCTATATAAGCCTGAAGCCTGTCTGGCTACCGCATACCGGTGGCAGGCACGAATACCGCCGCTTCGGCAAGTCCGAGGTACCTATAGTTGAGAGGCTAATCAACAAGCTAATGCGCCCCGGCCGCAATATGGGTAAGAAGCACCTAGCCTACAACATAGTGAAGCAGGCCTTCGAGATCATATACCTCCGCACCGGCGAGAACCCCATCCAGGTACTCGTACGCGCTATAGAGAACTCGGCGCCCCGCGAGGACGTGACAAGAATAATGTACGGTGGTATAACCTACTTCGTAGCGGTCGACGTGGCGCCCCAGCACCGTGTGGACGTGGCATTGAAGCACCTAACCGAGGGAGCCAGGTCTTGCGCCTTCAACAACCCCAAGCCTATAGAGGAATGCCTAGCCGACGAGATAATAGCGGCAGCCAACAACGACCCCAAGAGCTACGCCATACGCAGGAAGGAGGAGATTGAGAGGATAGCGCTAAGCTCCAGGTAG
- a CDS encoding LysE family transporter, protein MDSVAREQGVRGLVLRTLALTPSGALSPGPLSASAVAVGALLGPLGGVLVALGHMLFELPYVALLVKWAERFEGVLRRLEKPLDVAVAAFIAYFAYGLFQSAAAALHGAGMEGAGVAVGGGALGAIATGLALTGLNPYFLAWWVTVALPLVRGAAAHGAKGFAAMYLGHVWMDYAWLALLAAAGAGLSRMTGLYAALLAGLGVLLLAFAADMLARSLAGRRLLPF, encoded by the coding sequence ATGGACTCAGTGGCCCGGGAGCAGGGGGTACGAGGCCTGGTGCTGAGGACCCTGGCGCTCACCCCCAGCGGGGCGCTCAGCCCGGGACCCCTCTCCGCCAGCGCGGTGGCGGTGGGCGCCCTCCTCGGCCCCCTGGGCGGCGTGCTCGTGGCACTCGGCCACATGCTGTTCGAGCTGCCCTACGTGGCGCTTCTGGTCAAGTGGGCCGAGAGGTTCGAGGGGGTGCTCCGCCGGCTCGAGAAGCCCCTAGATGTGGCCGTGGCGGCCTTCATAGCCTACTTCGCCTACGGGCTCTTCCAGAGCGCTGCGGCGGCCCTCCACGGGGCCGGCATGGAGGGAGCCGGGGTTGCCGTGGGGGGCGGGGCCCTCGGGGCCATCGCCACCGGGCTGGCGCTGACCGGGCTCAACCCCTACTTCCTAGCCTGGTGGGTCACGGTGGCGCTGCCCCTGGTCCGGGGCGCAGCCGCCCACGGCGCCAAGGGGTTCGCCGCGATGTACCTCGGCCACGTCTGGATGGACTACGCGTGGCTGGCCCTCCTGGCGGCCGCCGGGGCCGGGCTCTCGAGGATGACGGGGCTCTACGCCGCCCTCCTGGCCGGGCTAGGCGTGCTGCTCCTGGCCTTCGCCGCCGACATGCTCGCGAGGAGCCTGGCTGGGAGGCGCCTACTACCCTTCTAG
- a CDS encoding BadF/BadG/BcrA/BcrD ATPase family protein, with product MLVAGVDAGATRTRALVYDTGSGGVWAGSAGPGNPVNVGAASAGAAVREAVEAALRGTGHRASRVSLVVAGFAGLDSRLLAGQLAGLIASASGYGGRLVVEHDAHIALVHATGGGPGALVIAGTGSIAYALTPRGERIIVGDHGWLLGDEGSGFWVAREALRTLLRALDGRGEHSCLTRVLASTLGVTSGDELAYWFYLTRGRVDKIASLAPRVAEAAEEGCMEARSILERGAVELAEAARVAAEKAGAEIVYTTGSMFKSRVFAERFRRELEAHGIGVSGKRVYPVVGALMLALERLGLRRERDAVAEDPVVLEAARGLYEQQ from the coding sequence GTGCTCGTAGCCGGCGTGGACGCGGGCGCCACACGCACCAGGGCCCTCGTCTACGACACGGGCAGCGGCGGTGTTTGGGCCGGGAGCGCCGGGCCCGGGAACCCGGTGAACGTTGGGGCTGCCTCCGCGGGCGCGGCGGTGAGGGAGGCTGTGGAGGCCGCGCTCCGGGGCACGGGGCACCGGGCCAGCAGGGTCTCCCTGGTGGTCGCCGGGTTCGCGGGGCTCGACAGCAGGCTGCTGGCGGGGCAGCTAGCCGGGCTCATAGCCTCTGCGAGCGGCTACGGGGGCAGGCTGGTGGTTGAGCACGACGCCCATATAGCGCTCGTGCACGCCACGGGCGGCGGGCCCGGGGCACTGGTGATAGCTGGGACGGGGAGCATAGCCTACGCCCTCACCCCCCGGGGCGAGAGGATAATAGTCGGGGACCATGGCTGGCTCCTCGGCGACGAGGGCAGCGGCTTCTGGGTGGCCAGGGAGGCGCTCCGCACGCTCCTCCGGGCTCTAGACGGCCGCGGGGAGCACAGCTGCCTCACCAGGGTGCTCGCGTCTACCCTGGGCGTGACCAGTGGGGACGAGCTGGCCTACTGGTTCTACCTCACCCGGGGAAGGGTGGATAAGATAGCCTCGCTCGCGCCACGCGTGGCGGAGGCGGCAGAGGAGGGCTGCATGGAGGCTCGCAGCATCCTCGAGAGGGGCGCCGTGGAGCTGGCGGAGGCGGCCCGGGTCGCGGCGGAGAAGGCCGGGGCGGAGATCGTATACACCACCGGCTCTATGTTCAAGAGTAGGGTGTTCGCCGAAAGGTTCCGGAGGGAGCTCGAGGCCCACGGGATAGGGGTGAGCGGCAAAAGGGTCTACCCAGTGGTCGGGGCTCTCATGCTGGCGCTGGAGAGGCTTGGCCTGAGGCGGGAGAGGGACGCGGTAGCCGAAGACCCCGTGGTGCTGGAGGCCGCCAGAGGCCTCTACGAGCAACAGTAG
- the hypD gene encoding hydrogenase formation protein HypD, which produces MEAQQRLLQVLEQRLRSQDLARKIVEKIHKLAPLAAKRVGQTPIKIMDFCGTHEYTITHYGIRSLMPPEVELVAGPGCPVCITPAYYVDVAIKLSLEGIRVYTYGDAYKLPGSGRRGHDIRSLEEARAAGGDVVVVYSVLDAVRMARRDRKPSLFLAVGFETTAPATASPVVAGMVPENLKILNVHRLTPPIMRYTFATHRDNPIRGVIAPGHVSTIVGAKAWKFVVEEYGIPTVVAGFEPIDVLLAVLEILRQHIEGRPRLVNEYSRAVKWEGNKRAQKLIDECCEVVDAAWRGIGFVPKSGLAFRDKYRHVDAFHEYGIKELTPEEWKYDLPPGCRCAEVTLGIAKPTDCPLFMKVCTPGTPYGPCMVSSEGACAVWARFGGGGGLAEEIARSLGIA; this is translated from the coding sequence TTGGAGGCGCAGCAGCGCCTGCTGCAGGTGCTTGAGCAGAGGCTCCGTAGCCAGGATCTGGCCCGCAAGATCGTGGAGAAGATCCACAAGCTCGCCCCGCTGGCGGCTAAGCGCGTCGGGCAGACCCCGATAAAGATAATGGACTTCTGCGGTACCCACGAGTACACCATAACCCACTACGGTATAAGAAGCCTCATGCCCCCGGAGGTGGAGCTCGTAGCCGGCCCCGGCTGCCCCGTCTGCATAACGCCAGCCTACTACGTGGACGTCGCCATAAAGCTCAGCCTTGAGGGGATAAGGGTCTACACCTATGGGGACGCCTACAAGCTCCCCGGCTCCGGCCGCCGCGGCCACGACATAAGGAGCCTAGAGGAGGCCCGCGCCGCCGGTGGCGACGTCGTAGTGGTATACAGTGTGCTCGACGCGGTAAGGATGGCCCGTAGGGATCGGAAGCCCAGCCTCTTCCTAGCAGTAGGCTTCGAGACCACCGCGCCCGCCACCGCGAGCCCCGTCGTGGCCGGTATGGTGCCGGAGAACCTCAAGATACTCAATGTGCACCGGCTCACACCCCCGATAATGAGGTACACGTTCGCCACCCACCGCGATAACCCCATCAGGGGCGTCATAGCACCGGGCCACGTCTCGACCATAGTAGGCGCTAAGGCCTGGAAATTCGTCGTCGAGGAGTACGGGATCCCCACCGTGGTAGCCGGCTTCGAGCCGATAGACGTTCTCCTGGCGGTGCTGGAGATCTTGAGGCAGCACATAGAGGGCAGGCCGCGGCTCGTGAACGAGTACAGCAGGGCTGTTAAGTGGGAGGGTAATAAAAGAGCCCAGAAGCTGATAGATGAGTGCTGCGAGGTCGTGGACGCCGCGTGGCGCGGCATAGGCTTCGTGCCCAAGAGCGGGCTAGCCTTCCGCGACAAGTATCGCCACGTCGACGCGTTCCACGAGTACGGGATAAAAGAGCTGACCCCCGAGGAGTGGAAGTATGACCTGCCGCCGGGCTGCCGCTGCGCCGAGGTAACGCTCGGAATAGCGAAGCCCACCGACTGCCCGCTCTTCATGAAAGTCTGCACTCCCGGCACCCCCTACGGCCCCTGCATGGTGAGCAGCGAGGGCGCATGCGCCGTCTGGGCCCGGTTCGGCGGCGGCGGCGGGCTAGCCGAGGAGATAGCCCGCAGCCTAGGCATAGCCTAG
- the rpsJ gene encoding 30S ribosomal protein S10, translating to MVQRAEIKLWSTNVENLNMVTDQIKKIAQKSGVRIRGPIPLPTKRLIVPTLRLPHGEGSKKWDKWELRIHKRLVILDADEKVMRQIMRVRVPEDVYIEIRLR from the coding sequence ATGGTGCAGCGTGCCGAGATAAAGCTCTGGAGCACTAACGTGGAGAACCTAAACATGGTTACAGACCAGATCAAGAAGATTGCGCAGAAGTCGGGGGTCCGCATCCGCGGCCCTATACCGCTGCCTACGAAGAGGCTGATAGTCCCGACCCTCCGGCTGCCCCATGGCGAGGGCTCCAAGAAGTGGGACAAGTGGGAGCTGCGTATACATAAGCGCCTAGTGATACTCGATGCGGATGAGAAGGTTATGAGGCAGATAATGAGGGTTCGCGTCCCCGAGGACGTCTATATCGAGATACGCCTCCGCTAG
- the pdxT gene encoding pyridoxal 5'-phosphate synthase glutaminase subunit PdxT codes for MKIGIIALQGGFYEHHYMLRKLAGETGWSIEPVFVRKPSDLRGVDAVIIPGGESTTIGVVARRLGLLEELRDLLASGLPAMGTCAGAALLAKSVRDRVVGETKQPLLAVMDIEVVRNYFGRQRESFEVDLRIPAIGGKPFRGVFIRAPAITRLWGRTQKLAELDGVAVAAEEDGKLALAFHPELTGDTRLHRYFMERVKR; via the coding sequence TTGAAGATCGGGATAATAGCCCTCCAGGGCGGCTTCTACGAACACCACTACATGCTCCGCAAGCTTGCAGGCGAGACAGGCTGGAGCATAGAGCCGGTGTTCGTCAGGAAGCCGAGCGACCTGCGCGGCGTGGACGCCGTGATAATACCCGGCGGGGAGAGCACCACGATAGGCGTGGTGGCCCGCCGCTTAGGCCTCCTAGAAGAGCTACGCGACCTCCTAGCCTCCGGGCTCCCCGCCATGGGCACCTGCGCCGGCGCAGCGCTCCTGGCCAAGAGCGTCCGCGACCGCGTGGTAGGCGAGACCAAGCAGCCCCTCCTAGCGGTCATGGATATCGAGGTGGTGAGGAACTACTTCGGGAGGCAGAGGGAGAGCTTCGAGGTGGACTTGAGGATACCCGCGATAGGCGGGAAGCCGTTCCGCGGCGTCTTCATCCGAGCCCCCGCGATAACCAGGCTCTGGGGCAGGACCCAGAAGCTCGCGGAGCTAGACGGGGTTGCCGTGGCTGCAGAGGAGGACGGGAAGCTGGCCCTAGCCTTCCACCCGGAGCTGACCGGCGATACGAGGCTCCACCGCTACTTCATGGAGAGGGTTAAGCGCTAG
- a CDS encoding NusA-like transcription termination signal-binding factor — MVDIKLTAEEMRYMALLQDLTGAIARDCIVDNENNRVIFLVRPGDAGKAIGRRGSNINRLRKLLGKEIEVVEYADDLEAMVKNLFAPARILGVRVVQRNGRKILYVTVDPNDKGRAIGKGGRKVSVARIVLKRYFDIDEIKIR; from the coding sequence TTGGTGGATATAAAGCTGACGGCTGAAGAGATGCGCTACATGGCGCTCCTCCAGGACCTCACCGGAGCGATAGCACGCGACTGCATAGTGGATAACGAGAACAACCGCGTGATCTTCCTGGTTAGGCCCGGAGACGCGGGCAAGGCTATCGGCAGGCGCGGCTCTAACATCAATAGGCTGCGTAAGCTCCTAGGCAAGGAGATAGAGGTTGTAGAGTACGCCGACGACCTAGAAGCCATGGTGAAGAACCTCTTCGCCCCCGCACGTATACTAGGCGTCAGGGTGGTGCAGCGCAACGGGAGGAAGATACTCTACGTCACCGTGGACCCCAACGATAAGGGCCGCGCGATAGGGAAGGGAGGCCGCAAGGTCTCGGTAGCCCGCATAGTGCTGAAGCGGTACTTCGACATAGACGAGATAAAGATAAGATAA
- a CDS encoding MBL fold metallo-hydrolase, whose amino-acid sequence MAVNTVVVPGALAVDPSLPLEPVRAVLLTHGHADHFRYAGALRERGARVYAPRHCLPLVENPSINYMATMGWAAGFEENYITPYFVGRGVRVDEPVEPGRAVSGEALVDALHAPGHTPGHLVYIIEAGGVRLLAAGDTVYGGEYLKGNPVLYHTDTLSWMRTLGMLERLDFDILVPGHGAPVERREARRLIDLNRGKIEEMLRLAESALDDEPAAGDEVIERLFEATGLARSRRAYSVYMPSVRALLNALTALGRARRVVENGVPKWLRR is encoded by the coding sequence ATGGCGGTAAACACTGTAGTAGTCCCGGGCGCCCTGGCGGTGGATCCCTCGCTGCCCCTCGAGCCCGTCAGGGCGGTGCTGCTTACCCATGGTCATGCCGACCACTTCCGCTACGCGGGCGCCCTCCGGGAGAGGGGTGCCAGGGTCTATGCGCCGCGGCACTGCCTCCCCCTAGTCGAGAACCCGTCGATAAACTACATGGCTACCATGGGCTGGGCCGCTGGCTTCGAGGAGAACTACATAACACCCTACTTCGTCGGAAGGGGCGTCCGTGTGGACGAGCCCGTGGAGCCCGGGCGCGCCGTGTCCGGGGAAGCCCTCGTCGATGCGCTCCACGCGCCGGGGCACACGCCAGGCCACCTGGTGTACATCATAGAGGCTGGCGGCGTGAGGCTCCTCGCCGCCGGGGACACGGTGTACGGCGGGGAGTACTTGAAGGGCAACCCGGTGCTCTACCACACCGACACGCTCTCCTGGATGAGGACACTGGGTATGCTGGAGAGGCTCGACTTCGACATACTGGTGCCGGGCCACGGGGCCCCGGTCGAGAGGAGGGAGGCGCGGAGGCTCATAGACCTCAACCGGGGGAAGATAGAGGAGATGCTCCGCCTCGCCGAGTCCGCGCTGGACGATGAGCCGGCGGCGGGCGACGAGGTGATAGAGAGGCTTTTCGAGGCCACCGGGCTGGCCAGGAGCAGGAGGGCCTACTCGGTATACATGCCGAGTGTGAGGGCTCTACTGAACGCCCTCACCGCGCTGGGCAGGGCGAGGAGGGTGGTGGAGAACGGGGTGCCGAAGTGGCTTAGGAGGTAG
- the pdxS gene encoding pyridoxal 5'-phosphate synthase lyase subunit PdxS: MVLPPYHPVVERARLYEVGFETIVDFFYRLAEAADKLREEGFWLNYGPERLPDYIEVPARGTLRVKYGFPVYQKGGVCMDVTNTEQAGIAEEAGAASVMVLDKLPYDIRRQGGVARMADVRVIQQVMDTVTIPVMAKVRIGHYYEAAVLESIGVDMIDESEVLTPVDEKHHINKWLFKVPFVNGARNLGEALRRITEGAAMIRTKGEAGTGNVAEAVRHMKIIVGEIMKLRSMTPEERLRAAREYGVPHQLVDLTARLGRLPVVNFAAGGIATPADAALMMWLGADGVFVGSGIFKSKDPRERAEAIVLATSMWHDPETVAEAQAMISEQKSMMGIDIRRLKPEELLQVRGE; this comes from the coding sequence ATGGTGCTCCCGCCCTACCACCCCGTCGTGGAGCGGGCCCGCCTCTACGAGGTCGGCTTCGAGACCATAGTGGACTTCTTCTACAGGCTCGCCGAGGCGGCTGACAAGCTGAGGGAGGAGGGCTTCTGGCTCAACTATGGGCCCGAGAGGCTCCCCGACTACATAGAGGTGCCGGCCCGCGGCACGCTCCGCGTCAAGTACGGGTTCCCCGTGTACCAGAAGGGCGGCGTCTGCATGGACGTCACCAATACCGAGCAGGCCGGGATAGCGGAGGAGGCGGGCGCAGCCTCCGTCATGGTGCTCGACAAGCTGCCCTACGACATCCGCCGCCAGGGCGGCGTAGCGAGAATGGCTGATGTAAGGGTTATACAGCAGGTGATGGACACGGTAACCATACCAGTGATGGCTAAGGTGCGTATAGGCCACTACTACGAGGCCGCGGTGCTCGAGAGCATAGGCGTCGACATGATAGATGAGAGTGAGGTGCTCACGCCGGTTGACGAGAAGCACCACATCAACAAGTGGCTCTTCAAGGTGCCCTTCGTCAACGGCGCCCGCAACCTCGGCGAGGCGCTCCGCAGGATAACCGAGGGCGCGGCGATGATACGCACCAAGGGCGAGGCGGGCACCGGCAACGTGGCCGAGGCGGTGAGGCACATGAAGATAATAGTCGGGGAGATAATGAAGCTGAGGAGCATGACCCCGGAGGAGAGGCTCAGGGCGGCCCGCGAGTACGGGGTCCCCCACCAGCTGGTAGACCTCACCGCCCGGCTCGGCCGCCTCCCGGTAGTGAACTTCGCCGCCGGCGGAATAGCCACCCCCGCCGACGCCGCGCTCATGATGTGGCTGGGCGCCGACGGCGTCTTCGTGGGCTCCGGAATATTCAAGAGCAAGGACCCCAGGGAGAGGGCCGAGGCCATAGTCCTGGCCACCAGCATGTGGCACGACCCTGAGACAGTCGCCGAGGCACAGGCTATGATCAGCGAGCAGAAGAGCATGATGGGGATAGATATACGCAGGCTCAAGCCCGAGGAGCTGCTCCAGGTGAGGGGAGAGTAG
- a CDS encoding 50S ribosomal protein L30e codes for MVQVTDIERELVNALKTGRVVIGSRKTLRYVKTGKAKAVIVASNAPPEIRNDIIYYARLGGIPVYVYPGTSVELGAVCGKPFTVASLAVLDSGSSRILDLIEAAQGKQEK; via the coding sequence ATGGTCCAGGTCACGGATATAGAGAGGGAGCTTGTAAACGCGCTCAAGACGGGTAGGGTTGTGATAGGCTCGAGGAAGACGCTGCGCTACGTTAAGACCGGCAAGGCCAAGGCGGTTATCGTGGCCTCCAACGCCCCGCCGGAGATAAGGAACGATATTATCTACTACGCGAGGCTCGGCGGTATACCGGTCTACGTCTACCCGGGCACGAGTGTAGAGCTCGGAGCCGTCTGCGGTAAGCCATTTACGGTAGCTAGCCTGGCAGTCCTCGACTCCGGCAGCTCCCGTATACTGGACCTCATAGAGGCTGCCCAGGGTAAGCAGGAGAAGTAG
- a CDS encoding bifunctional nuclease family protein: MPPPRSSDVLLEARSVTAMVMPNPPHIPVIVLELEDGREFTLYNVPFEIVQALNRLEENSAPMQERRETVFDVLADLRSLIEELGRHLEQVVIDEIDYSTFLYTAKASFNLGGLYMIRRMVPSHAIFLARLFKKPIYVSKRLVDEQEMYERSSSEEGGEEDEDVEP; encoded by the coding sequence ATGCCCCCACCCCGCTCCAGCGACGTCCTCCTCGAGGCCCGCAGCGTAACCGCCATGGTTATGCCGAACCCGCCACACATACCAGTAATAGTGCTGGAGCTCGAGGATGGCAGAGAGTTCACGCTCTACAACGTGCCCTTCGAGATAGTGCAGGCGCTCAACAGGCTGGAGGAGAACAGCGCTCCAATGCAGGAGAGAAGAGAGACAGTCTTCGACGTCCTCGCCGACCTCCGCTCGCTGATAGAGGAGCTGGGAAGACACCTCGAACAAGTGGTTATAGACGAGATAGACTACAGCACCTTCCTCTACACGGCCAAGGCCAGCTTCAACCTAGGAGGCCTCTACATGATACGGAGAATGGTGCCCAGTCACGCGATCTTCCTGGCAAGGCTATTCAAGAAACCCATCTACGTATCCAAGAGGCTCGTAGACGAGCAGGAGATGTATGAGAGGTCATCTAGCGAGGAAGGGGGAGAGGAGGACGAGGATGTAGAGCCTTAG